From one Peredibacter starrii genomic stretch:
- the smpB gene encoding SsrA-binding protein SmpB, whose protein sequence is MGIKIIAKNQRAGYDYFLEEKYECGVSLMGTEVKSLRLGKAMINEAFVVIDSAGEVWLQNSTIPHYEFGNINNHPETRKRKLLLKREEIQQIEKKMAMKGYTIIPLALYFKDSLVKCEIALAKGKKLFDKRDTAAKKDVERKLRQGQFE, encoded by the coding sequence ATGGGCATCAAGATTATTGCTAAAAATCAGCGCGCGGGTTACGACTACTTCCTTGAAGAGAAGTATGAGTGCGGCGTGTCACTTATGGGAACCGAGGTGAAGTCTCTTCGTCTGGGTAAGGCCATGATCAACGAAGCCTTCGTGGTCATCGATTCGGCGGGAGAAGTTTGGCTTCAAAACTCCACAATCCCTCATTACGAATTCGGGAACATCAACAATCACCCTGAGACACGTAAGCGTAAGCTATTGTTAAAGCGTGAAGAAATCCAACAAATTGAAAAGAAAATGGCGATGAAGGGTTACACCATCATCCCTCTTGCCCTCTACTTCAAAGACTCTTTGGTAAAGTGCGAAATAGCTCTCGCTAAGGGGAAAAAACTCTTTGATAAGCGTGATACTGCTGCTAAAAAGGACGTAGAGCGTAAACTTAGACAAGGGCAATTTGAGTAA